One segment of Cetobacterium sp. NK01 DNA contains the following:
- the dusB gene encoding tRNA dihydrouridine synthase DusB: protein MKIYIAPLAGVTDYTFRGILDDYKPDLMFTEMVSINALEMENEKTLNQILRIRDGEAVQIFGKDVEKMVYSAKYITEKLGVKHIDVNAGCPVNKIIKNGYGAALLEDPDHIKRILCEIREAIPENVDLSLKTRVGYKGEKQHKKVGKIAEEAGCKHITIHGRTREQMYSGHANWELIKEVKESVNIEVIGNGDIFTAEDAYEKVKYSGVDGIMLARGICGNPWLIKQIKEKFETGEVQTEVTPEMRLDMAIRHALQGKLDNPNKKFLFELRKHLCWYLKGIRNGAALKGAINQIENYDELIELLERAKENLK from the coding sequence TTATAAACCAGATTTGATGTTCACAGAGATGGTTAGTATAAATGCTTTAGAAATGGAAAATGAAAAAACATTAAATCAAATTTTAAGAATAAGAGATGGAGAAGCTGTTCAGATTTTTGGTAAAGATGTAGAAAAAATGGTTTATAGTGCAAAATATATAACTGAAAAGCTAGGTGTAAAACATATTGATGTAAATGCAGGATGCCCTGTTAATAAAATCATAAAAAATGGATATGGAGCGGCTTTATTAGAAGATCCAGATCATATAAAAAGAATTTTATGTGAGATAAGAGAGGCTATACCAGAAAATGTTGATCTTTCATTGAAAACAAGAGTAGGTTATAAAGGTGAAAAACAACATAAAAAAGTGGGGAAAATTGCTGAAGAGGCAGGATGTAAGCATATTACAATACACGGTAGAACAAGAGAACAGATGTATAGTGGACATGCTAATTGGGAGCTTATAAAAGAAGTGAAAGAAAGTGTAAACATTGAAGTTATAGGTAATGGTGATATATTTACAGCTGAAGATGCATACGAAAAAGTGAAGTACTCAGGCGTTGATGGTATAATGTTAGCGAGAGGAATTTGTGGAAATCCTTGGTTAATAAAGCAAATAAAAGAGAAGTTTGAAACAGGAGAAGTTCAAACTGAAGTAACTCCTGAGATGAGATTAGATATGGCGATTAGACATGCTTTACAAGGTAAACTAGATAATCCAAATAAAAAATTTTTATTTGAATTAAGAAAACATTTATGTTGGTATTTAAAGGGAATAAGAAATGGAGCGGCCTTAAAAGGAGCAATAAATCAAATAGAAAATTATGATGAATTAATTGAACTATTAGAGAGGGCTAAGGAAAATTTAAAATAA
- the mutS gene encoding DNA mismatch repair protein MutS codes for MSADTPLMAQYKEIKKENQDNILFFRLGDFYEMFFEDAVVVSKELGLTLTSRNKEKGIEVPLAGIPYHSSAGYIGKLVAKGYKVAICEQVEDPKTTKGIVKREVVRVITPGTIIDTEYLDEKSNNYLMGIILKKDSIGLSYIDITTGEFVASEKEKTEDYIYKILGEVNKISPREILIDENSYVELEKELKQFAQLNKININSCLKVKKSEEFIKAYFKIISLDSFDLNGKISAIEASAMILDYVLELQKGNNIPVDKIIYTGSEDIMELNLTTQRNLDIVASNRENGVLGTLQWVLDSCKSSMGSRLLKHFLKNPSISKKVILERQKDIGFFYDNVLLREETREKLKEIYDIERIIGKLVLGNENARDIVALKKSILNSLEIYKILKGNSIFEIALNELVEIYNLIEKSLKDEVPFSIREGGMIKDGYSSELDDLHNISNNGKDTILNIENRERERTGIKGLKIKYNKVFGYFIEITKANIHLVPEDYIRKQTLANAERYIVEDLKIYEEKVLNAKDKIENLEYILFKEISEQIKKYKNILHDLAYKLAYLDVITNFAYIATKNGYIKPEITTEGDIEIIGGRHPIVEQLVGKENFVKNSIVLNENKNLIILTGPNMSGKSTYMKQVALILIMAHIGCYVPAEYAKIGIVDKIFTRIGASDDLVTGQSTFMLEMSEVANIVNSSTKNSFIILDEIGRGTSTFDGISIATAITEYIHDNIGAKTIFATHYHELTQLESKLSKSTNFRIEVKEDEKEILFLREIVKGGADKSYGIEVARLAGLPKEILDRAKEMVKVLENRKMIIEKKVKKEQLILFGDFETEITKKEEKKIEEITVELESEEKIVLRLLKEIELDKMTPMDAFLKLNELKRILN; via the coding sequence TTGTCAGCAGATACGCCATTAATGGCTCAATACAAGGAAATAAAAAAAGAAAATCAAGATAATATCCTATTTTTTAGATTAGGAGATTTTTATGAAATGTTTTTTGAGGATGCAGTAGTTGTATCTAAAGAGTTAGGATTAACTTTAACAAGTAGAAATAAAGAAAAGGGAATAGAAGTTCCATTAGCAGGAATTCCTTATCACTCTTCAGCTGGATATATAGGTAAACTTGTAGCTAAAGGTTATAAAGTAGCTATATGTGAGCAAGTTGAAGATCCGAAGACGACAAAAGGAATTGTGAAAAGAGAGGTAGTTAGAGTTATAACTCCTGGAACAATAATTGATACAGAATATTTAGATGAAAAAAGCAATAATTATTTAATGGGAATTATTTTGAAGAAGGATTCTATAGGGTTATCATATATAGATATAACAACTGGTGAGTTTGTAGCTAGTGAAAAAGAAAAAACGGAAGACTATATATATAAAATATTAGGAGAGGTAAATAAAATCTCACCTAGAGAGATTTTAATAGATGAAAATTCATATGTAGAATTAGAAAAAGAATTGAAACAGTTTGCTCAATTAAATAAAATAAATATAAACTCTTGTTTAAAAGTAAAAAAAAGTGAAGAGTTTATAAAAGCATATTTTAAGATTATTTCACTAGATAGTTTTGATCTAAATGGGAAGATATCAGCTATAGAAGCATCGGCAATGATTTTAGATTATGTTTTAGAACTTCAAAAAGGAAATAATATTCCAGTTGATAAAATAATATATACTGGAAGTGAAGATATAATGGAACTTAACTTAACAACACAAAGAAATTTAGATATTGTTGCATCTAATAGAGAAAATGGTGTTTTAGGAACATTACAATGGGTTTTAGATAGTTGTAAAAGTTCTATGGGAAGCAGACTGTTGAAACATTTTTTAAAAAATCCATCAATTTCTAAAAAAGTTATATTAGAAAGACAAAAAGATATTGGTTTTTTTTATGACAATGTTCTTTTAAGAGAAGAAACTAGAGAAAAGTTAAAAGAGATATATGATATTGAAAGAATAATAGGAAAGCTCGTTTTAGGAAATGAAAATGCAAGAGATATAGTTGCTTTAAAAAAATCTATATTAAATAGTTTAGAAATTTATAAAATTTTAAAAGGAAATAGCATTTTTGAAATAGCTTTAAATGAGTTAGTTGAAATTTATAATTTAATAGAAAAATCTCTAAAAGATGAAGTTCCATTTTCGATTAGAGAGGGTGGAATGATAAAAGATGGATATAGTAGTGAGTTAGATGATTTGCATAATATATCAAATAATGGAAAAGATACGATTTTGAATATTGAAAATAGAGAAAGAGAAAGAACTGGAATAAAAGGGTTAAAAATAAAATATAATAAGGTTTTTGGATATTTTATTGAAATAACTAAGGCCAACATTCATCTTGTTCCAGAAGATTATATAAGAAAACAAACATTAGCTAATGCAGAAAGATATATTGTAGAAGATTTGAAGATTTATGAAGAAAAAGTTTTAAATGCAAAGGATAAAATAGAGAATTTAGAGTATATATTATTTAAAGAAATCTCTGAACAAATAAAAAAATATAAAAATATTTTACACGATCTAGCATACAAATTAGCCTATTTAGATGTAATTACAAATTTTGCCTACATAGCAACAAAGAATGGTTATATAAAGCCAGAGATTACTACAGAAGGAGATATTGAAATAATAGGAGGAAGACATCCAATTGTAGAACAACTAGTTGGAAAAGAAAATTTTGTTAAAAATAGTATTGTTTTAAATGAAAATAAGAATCTAATAATTTTAACTGGACCAAATATGTCAGGAAAGTCTACTTATATGAAACAAGTGGCGCTAATTTTAATTATGGCACATATAGGGTGTTATGTTCCAGCAGAATATGCTAAAATAGGAATTGTAGATAAAATATTTACAAGAATAGGCGCAAGTGACGATTTAGTGACAGGACAATCAACATTTATGCTAGAGATGAGTGAAGTGGCAAATATAGTTAATAGTTCTACAAAAAATTCATTTATTATATTAGATGAAATAGGGAGAGGAACTTCAACATTTGATGGTATATCAATAGCAACAGCAATAACAGAATATATTCATGATAATATAGGTGCTAAAACAATATTTGCGACACATTATCATGAGTTAACACAACTTGAATCTAAATTAAGTAAATCTACGAATTTTAGAATTGAAGTTAAAGAGGATGAAAAAGAAATTCTATTTTTAAGAGAAATTGTAAAAGGTGGAGCAGACAAATCTTATGGAATAGAGGTTGCTAGATTAGCTGGACTACCAAAAGAAATTTTAGATAGAGCTAAAGAGATGGTAAAAGTTTTAGAAAATAGAAAGATGATAATAGAAAAAAAAGTAAAAAAAGAACAACTAATATTATTTGGAGATTTTGAAACAGAGATTACAAAAAAAGAAGAGAAAAAAATAGAAGAAATTACAGTAGAATTAGAAAGTGAAGAAAAAATAGTATTACGTCTTTTAAAAGAGATAGAATTAGATAAAATGACACCAATGGATGCTTTTTTAAAGTTAAATGAATTGAAACGTATCTTAAACTAG
- the lptC gene encoding LPS export ABC transporter periplasmic protein LptC, with protein MDKKKIAYKVVIVAVLVLGYLNYFGDEKKVEKKEEVVETTGAIYDSEGYHIEADKQKDFLKTDETTFEKAKAVIDGMILTGDNAFLDAGKNLLLKSNILGKSLNGWEFETQEAKYNKENGEVESTIGVTAINKAEGIEVSGKNFKSDTKMENVVLSGDVKFKTKNMTLSAEKANYNDKDKIINIEGNSFLSGSNFGDGSGILSGNFKGLKYNTETNVLTTSNSFMLDYNGIKLYGDDLVLNDKTEAFEITKNVYVLADGYKINMESITSDGGDNINFNGKIDGTNGIYSFKGDDGVYNKVTKKFVVKGNVQGTDKDGGKLIADMAIYATDTKELELISDKNVEYTSPENKILTKNLIYLTETGELYLKDGYSYFSKKYNSKGQNFFYNKITGKGYVLKGDIKNIVTDQYASGDRVDFDREEDSYLVQGDAYFEDNDYIFESQKIDYLGKKGYVYLPEKYVLKRKKEKDMFEGLKGEYNLTTEVFKSFGQFKYTSPDNVVEGINLEFNQKTGVGIVEKDLVAFDKKGETKVVSSYGEFKENEFVKIKDKLILTSGDIVANASSADYQIKDEKIFIPGEILFEDKVKNSSGKMYNGVYETGKKLFTGENFSGKDVKNTLKSDIIRYFTSQGDFVLEKNAEIKDETTTLKGNHLEYNKNTEIAKSPKPFTIKYGDYDIFGTSGTLDKKTSHLTGANVVIKSKLNEEFKGDRVDGTLNNMNLDFIGNVSGRIYQDGVPVDFEGDFVRAYFKKDSQGKNQIQRVEIRKNAIIKKEGNTLYSDYLEIQPEKKLVFGKDNTKAVLKDKDGVITTVTSNMMNGNLNTEVIDLVGKVVIVRKDKDKTLNATSTKAKIKNKENLIELRKNVVVDDGESIITADEADYNTKTNKVKARGNVFVDYKTNEKKSVTNASQINSGYNKILKK; from the coding sequence ATGGATAAAAAAAAGATTGCCTATAAAGTTGTTATAGTAGCAGTATTGGTTTTGGGATATTTAAATTATTTTGGTGATGAAAAGAAAGTAGAAAAAAAAGAGGAGGTAGTAGAAACAACTGGAGCTATATATGATAGTGAGGGATATCATATTGAAGCAGATAAGCAAAAGGATTTTCTTAAAACAGATGAAACTACCTTTGAAAAAGCTAAAGCGGTAATAGATGGAATGATCTTAACAGGAGATAATGCATTTTTAGATGCAGGAAAAAATTTGTTATTAAAGTCAAATATTTTAGGTAAGAGTTTAAATGGCTGGGAATTTGAAACACAAGAAGCTAAATATAACAAAGAAAATGGAGAAGTTGAATCGACTATTGGGGTAACAGCAATAAATAAAGCTGAAGGCATAGAGGTATCGGGAAAAAACTTTAAAAGTGATACAAAAATGGAGAATGTAGTTTTATCAGGAGATGTAAAATTTAAAACTAAAAATATGACGTTATCAGCTGAAAAAGCGAATTATAATGATAAGGATAAAATAATTAATATAGAGGGAAATTCTTTTTTATCAGGATCTAATTTTGGAGATGGTTCTGGAATATTGAGCGGAAACTTTAAAGGGTTAAAGTACAATACAGAAACAAATGTACTCACTACTTCAAATTCTTTTATGTTAGACTATAATGGAATAAAGTTATATGGTGATGATTTAGTTTTAAATGATAAAACAGAGGCATTTGAAATTACAAAAAATGTGTATGTTTTAGCAGATGGATATAAAATTAATATGGAAAGTATAACATCAGATGGTGGAGATAATATTAATTTTAATGGAAAAATTGACGGAACTAATGGGATATATTCTTTTAAAGGTGATGATGGAGTTTATAATAAAGTAACTAAAAAATTTGTTGTAAAGGGAAATGTTCAAGGAACTGATAAAGACGGAGGAAAGTTAATTGCAGATATGGCAATATATGCAACTGATACAAAAGAATTAGAATTAATTAGTGATAAAAATGTAGAATATACAAGTCCTGAAAATAAAATTTTAACAAAAAATTTAATTTATTTAACTGAAACAGGAGAACTTTACTTAAAAGATGGATATAGTTATTTTAGTAAAAAATATAATAGTAAAGGACAAAATTTCTTCTATAATAAAATAACTGGTAAAGGTTATGTTTTAAAAGGAGATATAAAAAATATTGTTACTGATCAATATGCATCAGGTGATAGAGTAGATTTTGATAGGGAAGAAGATAGTTATTTAGTTCAAGGAGATGCTTACTTTGAAGATAATGACTATATATTTGAAAGTCAAAAAATAGATTATTTAGGGAAAAAAGGGTATGTATATTTACCTGAAAAATATGTTTTAAAGAGAAAAAAAGAAAAAGATATGTTTGAAGGATTAAAGGGTGAGTATAATTTAACAACTGAGGTATTTAAATCCTTTGGTCAATTTAAATACACTAGCCCAGACAATGTAGTTGAGGGGATAAATTTAGAGTTTAATCAAAAAACTGGAGTTGGAATAGTTGAAAAAGATTTAGTTGCTTTTGATAAAAAGGGAGAAACTAAAGTGGTATCCTCATATGGTGAATTTAAAGAAAATGAATTTGTAAAAATTAAAGATAAATTAATTTTAACAAGTGGTGATATTGTAGCTAATGCAAGTTCAGCTGATTATCAAATAAAAGATGAAAAAATATTTATTCCTGGTGAGATTTTATTTGAGGATAAAGTAAAAAATAGTTCAGGAAAAATGTATAATGGAGTTTATGAAACTGGTAAAAAATTATTCACTGGTGAAAATTTTAGTGGAAAAGATGTGAAGAATACTTTAAAAAGTGATATAATAAGATACTTTACTTCTCAAGGAGATTTTGTTTTAGAAAAAAATGCTGAGATAAAAGATGAAACAACAACTTTAAAGGGAAATCATTTAGAGTATAATAAAAATACAGAAATAGCAAAATCACCGAAACCATTTACTATAAAATATGGAGATTACGATATTTTTGGAACAAGTGGAACATTAGATAAAAAAACAAGTCATTTAACAGGAGCTAATGTAGTTATTAAGTCTAAATTGAATGAAGAGTTTAAAGGTGATAGAGTGGATGGTACTTTAAATAATATGAATTTAGATTTTATAGGGAATGTATCAGGACGAATATATCAAGATGGAGTACCTGTAGACTTTGAAGGAGATTTTGTAAGAGCATATTTTAAGAAAGATTCCCAAGGAAAAAATCAAATTCAAAGAGTTGAAATTAGAAAAAATGCAATTATAAAAAAGGAAGGTAATACATTATATTCAGATTATTTAGAGATACAACCAGAGAAAAAATTAGTATTTGGAAAAGATAATACTAAAGCAGTTTTAAAAGATAAAGATGGAGTTATAACAACAGTTACTTCAAATATGATGAATGGTAATTTAAATACAGAAGTTATTGATTTAGTTGGAAAAGTTGTAATAGTAAGAAAAGATAAAGATAAAACTTTAAATGCAACATCGACAAAAGCAAAGATAAAAAATAAAGAAAATTTAATTGAATTAAGAAAAAATGTAGTTGTAGACGATGGTGAATCGATAATAACAGCAGATGAAGCAGATTATAATACAAAAACAAACAAAGTAAAGGCTAGAGGAAATGTATTTGTAGATTATAAAACTAATGAGAAGAAAAGTGTAACAAACGCAAGTCAAATAAATTCAGGATATAATAAAATCTTAAAAAAATAA
- the lptB gene encoding LPS export ABC transporter ATP-binding protein, whose translation MRSIVAQGLCKSYKKRQVVKNVSLEVKKGEIVGLLGPNGAGKTTTFYMITGIVKPEKGQVFINEVDITEYPMYKRADMGIGYLAQEPSIFRNLSVEDNILAILEMKGLPKQEQIKKMQELLEEFKLTHVAKSMGYSLSGGERRRVEIARTIANDPDFILLDEPFAGVDPIAVEDIQQIIRYLKQRGLGILITDHSVRETLSITEKAYIMANGKVLISGTPEEIASNPMAKKVYLGENFKLD comes from the coding sequence ATGAGAAGTATAGTTGCTCAAGGATTATGTAAAAGCTATAAAAAAAGACAAGTAGTTAAAAATGTAAGCTTAGAGGTAAAAAAAGGGGAAATAGTAGGACTTTTAGGACCTAACGGAGCTGGAAAAACTACTACATTTTACATGATAACAGGAATAGTAAAACCTGAAAAAGGTCAAGTTTTTATAAATGAAGTAGATATAACAGAGTATCCAATGTATAAAAGAGCTGATATGGGAATTGGATATTTAGCACAAGAACCATCAATTTTTAGAAATCTTTCAGTTGAAGATAATATATTAGCTATATTGGAGATGAAAGGTTTACCAAAACAAGAACAAATAAAAAAAATGCAAGAACTATTAGAAGAGTTTAAATTAACACATGTAGCTAAATCTATGGGATATTCTCTTTCAGGTGGAGAGAGAAGAAGAGTAGAGATAGCAAGAACTATAGCCAATGATCCAGATTTCATACTACTAGATGAACCTTTTGCTGGAGTTGACCCCATAGCAGTTGAAGATATTCAACAAATAATTAGATATCTAAAGCAAAGAGGATTGGGAATTTTAATAACAGATCACTCTGTTAGAGAAACTTTATCTATAACTGAAAAAGCTTATATAATGGCTAACGGAAAAGTTTTAATAAGCGGAACTCCTGAGGAGATTGCATCAAATCCTATGGCTAAAAAAGTTTATTTAGGAGAAAATTTTAAATTAGATTAA